One window from the genome of Mucilaginibacter ginsenosidivorans encodes:
- a CDS encoding response regulator — protein MRKKILIVDDDHDILEVLQHIAVSQGVEPVAKDSHVTLAEIEELDPALILLDHMLPIISGGDICRQIKSHASIKHIPVVLISAVVNLSQLAAMCGADFFLSKPFDLEELTGLIRSYAG, from the coding sequence ATGCGAAAAAAAATATTAATCGTAGACGATGATCATGATATCCTGGAAGTATTGCAGCATATTGCTGTATCGCAGGGTGTTGAGCCAGTAGCGAAAGATTCGCATGTAACGCTTGCTGAGATCGAAGAGCTCGATCCGGCACTGATACTGCTTGACCATATGCTGCCTATTATTTCGGGCGGCGACATTTGCCGCCAGATAAAAAGCCATGCATCTATTAAACATATCCCGGTAGTATTGATATCGGCGGTGGTGAACTTGTCCCAACTGGCTGCCATGTGCGGTGCCGACTTTTTTCTTTCAAAGCCATTTGACCTGGAGGAGTTGACGGGCCTGATCAGATCGTACGCGGGGTGA
- a CDS encoding putative quinol monooxygenase yields the protein MKARIFYISIVIAMLLLINTKVMAQDNRMYRIAKIKVDPAQLHSYRSALNEQMNAAIKEEPGVLSYYAVADKQHPENITIFEIYADTVAYQQHIGSAHFKKYKETVKNMVTSLELEDVSLLASAKKPGM from the coding sequence ATGAAAGCCAGGATATTTTATATTTCGATTGTTATAGCGATGTTGCTGCTGATAAACACAAAGGTTATGGCGCAAGATAACAGGATGTACCGGATAGCCAAAATAAAGGTCGATCCCGCTCAATTACACAGTTACAGATCGGCCCTTAACGAGCAAATGAATGCTGCCATCAAGGAGGAACCGGGCGTACTGAGTTACTATGCCGTAGCCGACAAACAGCACCCGGAAAATATCACCATATTCGAAATATATGCCGATACTGTGGCCTACCAGCAGCATATTGGATCGGCACATTTTAAAAAGTATAAAGAAACGGTAAAAAACATGGTGACATCTTTGGAACTGGAAGATGTCAGCTTATTAGCCTCCGCAAAAAAACCGGGGATGTAA
- a CDS encoding Na+/H+ antiporter, with amino-acid sequence MHEILLLCLGLIFSVSLLAVVARKLRIAYPIFLALAGLLLGFLPWVPIIPIDPDLVFLIILPPILYDAAQNISLKALWKWRRIVTVMAIGFVLLTATAVAFVARWLIPGFTWAEGFLLGAIISPPDAAAASAVLRYIRMPKAIVSILEGESLLNDATSLTIFRFALIAISSSNFAFHQAVTGFLFVSVSGVAIGVVFGLIFYAIYKWMPTTANLDVALSFVLPYLIYLTAEGLHSSGVLAVVSGGLYISYQNHFVFSHTSRLKANAIWPAIVFILNAVLFFLIGLQLPVIMEGISSMSVAGALKIALIITFVIIVVRMAAGWFSGIFTTFISRYITVAQSRPGWRNPFIVGWAGMRGVVSLASALAIPLTMSNGQVFPYRNLILFITFVAIVITLVGQGLALPWIVRKVKPEYFSEAKTDEQQIVEIEIQLQREAIGFMKENYADDIKKNRLLKNRLDLLECKSDLYKDADTQDDKRGLLGKLTKHYKKIMVLVTEHQRRELHTFRRKDHYDDDIIRLIERRLDLEEERLEEDAE; translated from the coding sequence ATGCACGAAATACTACTGCTATGCCTTGGGCTCATCTTTTCTGTTTCGTTACTGGCCGTCGTAGCGCGTAAGCTGCGCATTGCCTATCCTATTTTCCTGGCGCTGGCCGGGCTGCTGCTTGGTTTTTTGCCGTGGGTGCCCATTATACCAATAGACCCCGACCTGGTGTTCCTTATCATCCTGCCTCCTATTCTTTACGATGCGGCCCAGAATATCTCGTTAAAGGCCCTCTGGAAGTGGCGGCGTATTGTCACCGTAATGGCCATTGGGTTTGTGTTGCTTACTGCCACAGCAGTAGCGTTTGTGGCCCGCTGGCTCATACCGGGATTTACCTGGGCCGAAGGCTTCCTGCTGGGCGCCATCATCTCTCCTCCCGACGCCGCTGCGGCATCAGCCGTACTCCGGTATATCAGGATGCCAAAGGCAATCGTGTCGATACTGGAAGGCGAAAGTTTGTTAAATGATGCCACCAGCTTAACTATTTTCCGGTTTGCGCTTATCGCTATCAGCTCCAGCAATTTTGCTTTTCACCAGGCCGTAACGGGTTTTCTTTTTGTCAGCGTTTCAGGTGTTGCCATCGGAGTTGTGTTCGGTCTGATATTTTATGCCATTTACAAATGGATGCCCACCACGGCTAACCTCGATGTCGCTTTGTCTTTCGTGTTGCCCTACCTCATTTACCTTACGGCTGAAGGGCTGCATTCGTCAGGCGTACTGGCTGTGGTAAGCGGAGGGTTATACATTTCGTACCAGAATCATTTTGTATTTTCCCATACCAGCCGTCTCAAAGCAAATGCCATCTGGCCGGCCATTGTGTTTATTCTGAATGCTGTGCTGTTCTTCCTCATCGGCCTGCAATTGCCGGTTATTATGGAGGGCATCAGCAGCATGTCAGTTGCCGGGGCGCTCAAAATAGCGCTTATTATAACCTTCGTTATCATTGTCGTGCGGATGGCAGCCGGGTGGTTTTCCGGCATATTTACCACCTTCATCAGCCGCTATATAACTGTGGCACAGAGCCGGCCCGGGTGGCGAAATCCCTTTATTGTGGGATGGGCGGGTATGCGTGGCGTGGTGTCGCTGGCATCGGCGCTGGCTATACCCCTGACAATGTCTAACGGGCAGGTTTTCCCTTATCGCAACCTTATCCTGTTCATCACTTTTGTCGCCATCGTCATTACCCTTGTCGGCCAGGGCCTGGCGCTGCCGTGGATAGTCCGCAAAGTAAAACCCGAATATTTTTCAGAAGCTAAGACCGATGAGCAACAGATAGTAGAAATTGAGATCCAGTTACAAAGAGAAGCCATCGGCTTTATGAAGGAAAACTACGCGGACGACATAAAAAAGAACAGGCTGCTGAAAAACCGGCTCGACCTGCTCGAATGCAAAAGCGATCTGTACAAGGATGCGGATACACAGGACGATAAGCGGGGCTTGCTGGGCAAACTCACCAAACATTACAAAAAGATAATGGTGCTGGTTACCGAACATCAGCGGCGCGAACTCCACACCTTCCGGCGTAAGGACCATTATGACGACGATATCATCCGCCTGATAGAACGGCGGCTCGACCTGGAAGAAGAGCGGCTTGAGGAGGATGCAGAGTAA
- a CDS encoding ABC transporter permease, protein MIKNILKTAFRGLAKNKGFTAINVLGLASGLAICLLITFYVFDELSYDRYNIKADRIYRLNTDLKTGGSTTQFAITAPPVGEAMVSEFPEVEGSVRIALAINIQFKKGDEIITENKAVYCDHSIFDIFTLPMLSGDPKTALKNPNAIVISESAAKKYFNTTNVIGRTLISVNNENSLHKITGVIKDMPAQSHFRADFFLALDANQSHNWMGFSFNTYILVKPGADVKRLESRFDGLIRRHMNTDSFSYDKFASGGDFIRLSLTPLTDIHLKSNRQRELSANGDIQYIYIFLAIAVFVLVLACVNFMNLSTARSANRAREVGVRKVLGSPRKYLVAQFLSESVLVTLASSVIAILLAWALLPLFNQLSGKDMALSLQIFSWLIPALLVIVFVVGVLAGAYPAFFLSAFQPISVLNGKLSSGFRDSALRSFLVVFQFSISIFLIVGTLVVYNQLSYIKSKDLGFNRSQVLVIKNANAVSNPNTLRQEMKHLPGVINASLSSFLPTGVNRWPNQLSLSSGSSVQSELWTVDENYLNTMGMQLTEGRNFSDKFLSDSSAMIINQTAAKKLGYKGDPTALVNKRYRIIGVVKDFNFSSLRDNVTPLAMVMAPDWMASLNVKLQTGNLPQLMERIENKWKTLAPGQQFEYSFMDDDFNAMYSNEQRMEKLFFIFTALALGIACLGLFALAAYAAEQRRREISIRKVLGANVSTLVSLLSKDFIRLVLIAIFISVPLAWWVMHQWLQSFAYRQNIPWWAVASAATGTIIIAFATISFQSVKAAMAKPVDSLRGE, encoded by the coding sequence ATGATAAAAAACATCCTTAAAACGGCGTTCCGCGGGCTTGCCAAAAACAAAGGTTTTACCGCTATCAATGTGCTGGGGTTAGCATCGGGCCTGGCCATTTGCCTGCTTATCACTTTTTACGTATTCGATGAGTTAAGTTATGATAGGTACAATATAAAAGCCGATAGGATCTATCGCTTAAATACCGATCTGAAAACCGGCGGCAGCACTACCCAATTTGCAATAACTGCTCCCCCGGTTGGCGAAGCCATGGTGAGCGAATTCCCCGAAGTTGAAGGGTCGGTACGTATAGCATTGGCCATCAATATCCAGTTTAAAAAGGGCGATGAAATCATAACTGAAAATAAAGCGGTGTACTGCGACCATTCCATATTCGATATTTTCACGCTGCCCATGCTTTCAGGCGACCCTAAAACTGCTTTAAAAAACCCGAACGCCATCGTGATCTCGGAATCAGCCGCTAAGAAATATTTTAATACCACCAATGTTATAGGGCGAACGCTTATTTCCGTCAATAACGAAAACAGCCTGCACAAAATAACCGGCGTTATTAAGGATATGCCTGCCCAGTCGCATTTCAGGGCCGATTTTTTCCTGGCGCTGGATGCTAACCAAAGCCACAACTGGATGGGGTTCAGCTTTAATACCTACATTTTGGTTAAACCGGGAGCAGATGTCAAGCGCCTCGAATCAAGATTTGACGGCCTGATACGCCGGCACATGAATACCGACAGCTTCAGTTATGATAAGTTTGCCTCGGGCGGCGATTTTATCAGGCTAAGCCTGACACCGCTTACCGATATTCACCTAAAATCAAACCGCCAGCGCGAACTAAGCGCCAATGGCGACATCCAGTATATCTACATATTTTTGGCCATAGCCGTGTTCGTGCTGGTGCTGGCCTGCGTCAATTTCATGAACCTTTCTACCGCCCGGTCGGCCAACCGTGCGCGCGAGGTAGGTGTGCGTAAGGTTTTAGGTTCGCCGCGCAAATACCTTGTCGCCCAGTTCCTGTCCGAATCTGTGCTTGTTACGCTTGCATCCTCCGTCATCGCTATACTGCTGGCCTGGGCATTGCTGCCTTTGTTCAATCAATTATCAGGTAAGGATATGGCCCTGTCGCTGCAAATTTTCAGCTGGCTTATACCCGCGCTGCTGGTCATTGTTTTTGTGGTGGGCGTATTGGCCGGCGCTTACCCGGCATTCTTTTTATCTGCTTTTCAACCCATCAGCGTTTTAAACGGCAAATTATCGTCAGGTTTCAGGGACAGCGCACTCCGCAGTTTTTTAGTGGTTTTCCAATTTTCCATATCCATTTTCCTCATCGTAGGCACGCTGGTGGTTTATAACCAACTGAGTTATATAAAAAGCAAGGACCTCGGCTTTAACCGCAGCCAGGTGCTGGTTATAAAAAATGCGAACGCCGTAAGTAACCCCAATACGCTGCGGCAGGAGATGAAGCACCTGCCGGGGGTGATCAACGCTTCGTTAAGCAGTTTTTTACCTACCGGCGTCAATCGCTGGCCAAACCAGCTTAGCCTCTCCTCCGGCAGTTCGGTGCAATCCGAATTGTGGACGGTGGACGAGAACTACCTGAACACCATGGGCATGCAGCTGACCGAAGGCCGGAATTTTTCGGATAAGTTCCTGTCCGATTCATCGGCCATGATCATTAACCAGACCGCAGCAAAAAAATTAGGTTATAAAGGCGATCCGACAGCCCTGGTAAACAAACGCTATCGTATCATCGGCGTGGTAAAGGATTTCAACTTTTCTTCGCTGCGCGATAATGTTACGCCGCTGGCTATGGTGATGGCGCCCGACTGGATGGCATCGCTAAATGTAAAATTGCAAACCGGGAATTTGCCGCAGCTAATGGAACGCATTGAAAATAAATGGAAAACACTTGCCCCGGGTCAGCAATTTGAATATTCATTTATGGACGATGATTTTAACGCCATGTACAGCAACGAGCAACGTATGGAGAAACTCTTTTTTATTTTTACGGCCCTTGCGCTCGGTATAGCCTGTTTGGGTTTGTTTGCCCTGGCAGCTTACGCAGCCGAACAGCGCCGGCGCGAAATTAGCATCCGCAAAGTTTTGGGTGCCAATGTATCCACATTAGTGTCCCTGCTCTCCAAAGATTTTATCAGGTTAGTTTTGATCGCCATATTTATCAGTGTGCCTTTAGCTTGGTGGGTAATGCATCAATGGCTGCAAAGTTTTGCTTACCGGCAAAATATACCGTGGTGGGCTGTGGCATCGGCAGCTACCGGCACAATCATCATTGCTTTTGCAACCATCAGCTTTCAATCAGTTAAAGCGGCAATGGCAAAACCGGTGGATAGTTTGCGGGGAGAGTAG
- a CDS encoding metallophosphoesterase, with product MKRRLPFILLAWIASDIYFFQAVRTLTSNEFVLTAYWLIDLLIAFGFVYLVTRGRGGERSQRLIAALMALTLLVFVPKIFALPVLLGEDITRLFRHFPPRSTWVSELAMFVAAVPFFSLMYGMTGGRHRYKVHRITLKFPDLPDAFDGFTLTQLSDIHAGSFTSRKGVEKGISLVNKQNSDMILFTGDLVNNKASEMDPWKDTFAKLQAPYGKYSVLGNHDYGDYTRWESEAAQAANLRDLKSVHKEIGFELLLNDSVAINKDGQDIRLIGVENWGKGGFHKYGSLGKATANVADDDFKILMSHDPSHWEAKTLEHEKHINLALAGHTHGMQFGIELFGFQWSPVKYMYPQWAGLYERNGKYLYVNRGFGFLGFKGRLGIWPEITVITLKKNTA from the coding sequence ATGAAACGCAGACTACCATTTATTTTGCTGGCATGGATCGCCAGCGATATTTACTTTTTCCAGGCCGTAAGGACCCTCACTTCAAACGAATTTGTTTTAACCGCCTATTGGCTCATAGACTTACTGATCGCATTCGGCTTTGTTTACCTGGTCACGAGGGGCAGGGGCGGCGAACGATCGCAAAGGCTCATTGCAGCGCTGATGGCTTTAACTTTGCTGGTTTTTGTGCCGAAAATATTTGCTCTCCCTGTTTTGCTGGGCGAAGATATAACACGGCTGTTCAGGCACTTCCCGCCAAGAAGCACGTGGGTTAGCGAGCTGGCCATGTTTGTAGCGGCAGTTCCGTTCTTCAGCCTGATGTACGGCATGACAGGCGGGCGGCACCGCTACAAGGTACACCGCATTACGTTGAAATTCCCCGATCTGCCCGACGCTTTTGACGGCTTTACCTTAACACAGCTTTCGGACATTCATGCGGGTAGCTTTACCAGCCGGAAGGGTGTGGAAAAAGGCATCAGCCTGGTGAATAAGCAAAATAGCGATATGATCCTTTTCACAGGCGACCTGGTGAATAACAAGGCCAGCGAAATGGACCCATGGAAGGACACCTTTGCCAAACTACAGGCGCCCTATGGCAAATATTCCGTATTGGGCAATCACGACTACGGCGACTATACCCGCTGGGAAAGTGAAGCCGCCCAGGCTGCCAACCTGCGCGACCTGAAATCCGTGCATAAAGAGATCGGTTTTGAGCTTTTGCTGAATGATTCCGTTGCGATCAATAAAGACGGGCAGGACATCAGGCTGATCGGCGTAGAGAATTGGGGAAAGGGCGGCTTTCACAAATACGGCAGCCTGGGCAAGGCGACGGCCAACGTAGCCGATGATGATTTCAAGATACTGATGTCGCACGACCCATCGCACTGGGAGGCTAAAACACTGGAACACGAAAAACACATCAACCTTGCCCTGGCCGGGCATACACACGGTATGCAGTTTGGTATTGAATTGTTCGGCTTTCAGTGGAGCCCGGTGAAATACATGTACCCGCAATGGGCCGGCTTGTACGAACGGAACGGAAAGTACCTGTATGTGAACAGGGGATTCGGATTTCTTGGTTTCAAAGGCAGGCTGGGAATATGGCCCGAAATAACCGTCATCACCCTGAAAAAAAACACCGCGTAA
- a CDS encoding DM13 domain-containing protein — MRYYAAVILLVVAFASCKKHSAPTLAPTVKLEEKVDTTLSTLEKDGGGFISRSASEGVSGNVKIYSTNGLYEVALVDFKSSNGPALKVYLSKEINPINFVSLGSLKSTMGDQLYDVPSSVNINDYQYVLIYCEQYRSLYGYAKLTN; from the coding sequence ATGAGATATTATGCAGCCGTTATCCTGCTCGTAGTGGCATTTGCTTCGTGCAAAAAACACAGCGCCCCAACGCTGGCTCCTACCGTAAAATTAGAAGAGAAAGTCGACACCACTTTATCCACACTGGAAAAAGATGGCGGCGGCTTTATCAGCCGGTCGGCCTCGGAGGGTGTTTCGGGCAATGTCAAAATATATTCTACCAACGGCCTGTACGAGGTGGCACTGGTTGATTTCAAGTCGTCAAACGGTCCCGCATTAAAGGTTTACCTCAGCAAGGAGATCAACCCCATTAATTTCGTAAGCCTGGGTTCGCTCAAATCAACCATGGGCGACCAGTTGTATGATGTTCCGTCTTCGGTCAATATCAATGATTACCAGTATGTGCTCATTTACTGCGAGCAATACAGGTCGTTATACGGCTACGCGAAATTAACCAATTAG